A genomic stretch from Telmatocola sphagniphila includes:
- a CDS encoding FAD-binding domain-containing protein, with protein sequence MILRPPIHRASFLQRLQGCFLGEPKHGPLPGGRTEALRRLRDYDPSHYGQSRNFLDGSVSRLSAYLRHGMLSPVEVREFLQSAFPKDPARREEFLRQLAWRDFFEKVLSWYGRGLENDLEEPKHRVTRYHRMPLDVLQGETGLPCIDGMLSELFSTGYLHNHARLWFAAYLCHFRGVRWQEGAQLFRQHLYDGDIASNSSSWQWVESTFSSKPYFANKDNIAKFSGGRWCNACRVKCPFEADYPTLQHRLFAGSSAPMAKPTPAAESKRVELSATDTGQCLGPLPPASDLVWVHDAAMSWEDPALKANPEAAVAFVFDEPALRAEPWAYHRLAFVLEGLEDLFEHLPNPTKLVLVGAPADQLAVLANALGASTVHLSEHPNPTVLETAIQLQKGSKVIVHSRPVFAEYSQEPKRFSRYWERVAQQVLGYRPKSARRMH encoded by the coding sequence GGACCGAAGCTCTCCGTCGGCTCCGAGACTACGATCCGTCCCATTACGGCCAAAGTCGCAACTTTCTCGACGGCTCGGTATCGCGGCTTTCAGCCTACTTGCGACATGGGATGCTTTCGCCCGTCGAAGTGCGCGAGTTTCTGCAATCGGCCTTTCCGAAGGACCCGGCTCGGCGGGAAGAATTTCTGAGGCAGTTGGCGTGGCGGGACTTCTTCGAGAAAGTGTTGTCCTGGTATGGCCGTGGGCTCGAAAACGATCTCGAGGAACCGAAGCATAGGGTCACGCGTTACCATCGCATGCCTCTGGATGTGTTGCAAGGGGAGACTGGATTACCCTGTATCGACGGCATGCTCAGTGAGTTGTTTAGCACAGGTTACCTGCACAATCATGCTCGGCTCTGGTTCGCAGCCTACTTATGCCATTTCCGTGGCGTTCGCTGGCAGGAGGGAGCCCAACTGTTCCGTCAACATCTCTACGATGGCGATATCGCGAGCAATTCGTCCAGTTGGCAGTGGGTCGAAAGCACGTTTTCCTCCAAGCCCTATTTTGCCAACAAAGACAACATTGCCAAGTTCAGCGGAGGCCGCTGGTGCAACGCCTGTCGGGTGAAATGTCCGTTCGAAGCGGATTATCCCACTCTTCAGCATCGATTGTTTGCCGGTTCTTCGGCTCCGATGGCCAAACCGACTCCGGCAGCGGAATCGAAGCGAGTCGAACTTTCGGCGACCGATACCGGACAATGCCTCGGGCCGCTCCCGCCGGCCTCCGATCTGGTGTGGGTACACGACGCGGCCATGTCCTGGGAGGATCCGGCTCTCAAAGCGAATCCCGAAGCGGCCGTGGCGTTTGTCTTCGACGAGCCGGCATTGCGGGCGGAGCCGTGGGCTTATCATCGACTGGCATTCGTGCTGGAGGGCTTGGAAGATCTCTTCGAGCATCTGCCGAACCCCACGAAACTGGTGCTCGTCGGCGCTCCCGCCGATCAACTTGCAGTCCTCGCCAACGCACTCGGGGCGTCTACGGTTCACCTCTCGGAGCATCCGAACCCTACAGTTTTGGAAACCGCGATTCAGTTACAGAAAGGGAGCAAGGTTATCGTGCACTCCCGGCCGGTGTTTGCAGAGTACTCGCAGGAGCCCAAGCGTTTCTCGCGATACTGGGAACGTGTGGCCCAACAAGTGTTGGGTTATCGGCCGAAATCCGCCAGACGGATGCACTAG